GGGGGAGGGACATCCTTAGCTTCCTCACGTCTATGATAGACCCCTCCTCAAAGAGCTTTGACCACCCCTTCTACAGCGTGGACGGCACAGCTCCCCCAGCTGAGGAGGAAGTCCCCTGGTTGGAGGGCTACAAGGGCTCTAGGCCAGTGAGGATAGGCAACGGGGCTTACCTACAAGTGCAGAGCGACATAGAGGGGGCCTACCTGCACGCCCTCTACGAGTACTACAGGGCAACCGGGGACAAGGAGTTCGTCAGGGACGTGTGGTGGGCAATAGAGGCAATAGCTAATTGGGTAAAGAACTCCTGGAAAGAGAAGAGCACAGACATCTGGGAGCAGAGGGGGGTGTACGAGCACTTCGTCCACACCAAGGTGATGGACTGGGTTGCAATGGACAGGGCGTACAAGCTGGCAGAGGAGGTGGGGGTGGGCAGGGTGGAATGGAAGGAAGTTGCAGAGGAGATAAGAGAGGACGTCCTAGCCAACGGGTACTCGGAGAGGAAGAAGAGCTTCGTGAGGTACTACGGTAGCGAGGAAGTTGACGCAGCACTCCTAACCCTGCCCCTCTACGGCTTCGTGGACGCCAGAGACCCCAGGTTCCTCTCCACCTTGGAGAGGATAGAGAAGGAGCTCTCTGTCTCCAAGGGGCTCCTTCTGAGGTACAGGGAGGACTTTATAGGGGAAGTAGTAAACCCCTTCACCCTTGTCTCCACTTGGCTCGCAAGGGTGTACGTTAGGCTAGGGAAGATAGAGGAGGCAGTGGAGACGCTGAAGAGGCTGGTTGAGTGCTCTACTGACCTAAAGCTCATGGCAGAGCACTACGAGAGAGGGACGTGCGAGCCCATGGGCAACTTCCCCCACGTCTTTCCCCACTCTGGGTTAATAATGGCAGTGACGGAAATAGAGGAGATGGGCAATGGAAACTATGGCTAAGAGGTACTTAGAGGAGGCAGTGGAGGAGGTGGAGAAGTACGGCTCCTTCTCCTCAATGTACTTGATAGTGAAGAAGCTGAGGGACGAGTTCGATAGGCTTTCCAAGGAGGAGTTCAGGGAGTACGACTTTAAGATAGACGACCTGGTGCTCCTCTCCTTAAAGGGAGAGATGTGTAAGGTTAAGCTCCTCGTCTCCTCCTTCTTAGTCCACGACTACCTTTCAAGGAAGTACGTCGTACAGGACGGACTGTTCTACTTCAGGTGGAGCAAGAGGATCTTCGTATATAGCCCTAGAGTGGAGTCCCACCTCCTCTACCTCGTTAGACTGGGCTACCTAGAAGGGGGCAAGAAGTTCAAGCTGAGCAAAAAGGGTAAAACGGAGGCAGATTCGATAATGTCCATCCTTGGTAGAGAGGAAGTGAAGGATATAACTAGCCTGGTGGAGAACGTTATTAGGGCTAAGAAGTTAAAGGATTTAAAAAGGTACGTCAAGGAATACCTCTTTGCTACAGTATAGTTAACCTTAAAATCTATTTAGAGAATTAATGGCGATGTTTGAAAGAATACTCGTGGCCTACGATGGTTCAGAGAACGCCAAGAGAGCGTTATTACAAGGAATAGAGTTAGCAAAGCTATTTAACTCACGTCTGTTCGTAGTGGAGGCAATAGACGTGACGGTGTTCTATAACGCAGGGATATTGCCCCCGCTCTCGGCCCTAAAAGACCTAGAGAAAAAGGCTAAGGCGGATATGGCCGAGGCAACGGAGCTGGCAAAAAGCCAAGGAGTGGACGTCATCACGGACGTGATTGAGGGAGATCCTGCCACTTCAGTCCTAGACTACGCCGAAAAGAACAACGTCGATTTAATACTAGTGGGTAGTCGTGGACTCTCCAGGTTTAAGAAGGCCTTCCTGGGTAGCGTGTCCACTGCTATACTCAACCACGCCAAGGTACCGGTAATGGTAGTGAAGTAGCGGACTTTTCTGACCCCCTCCTCGCCCTGCGAGGGTTCTGCCTAGGTCTAAGGCGTTACTCCCCCTTAAAGGAGATACCCCGTGATGTGAAGAGAAAGGAAAGAGAGGTTTTCCAAAGCGTTGACTTCTTCACTTCTAGTTTCACAATGTTTAACGCTCCGCTAACGTTGGTGTGAAGTTTACGGCCAAAAGGACAGTTTACGACTCCCCTAGGCCTTCTATCAACTTCAGCGCCGTGGTAAGCGCAGAATCTTGACGTGTTATACTCAACAACTAGATATGTGTTTATACCATCGTAAAGCTTGTTCACTATAGCGCCAACTTGCGATAAGACCAAATGTTCACAGCAAACTTGTTAACCCTTGTTATTAAAAGTCTCGGCCCCTTTATACTAAACTTCCTTCTTGATAAAAGAGCTACAAACCTCGTTTTTAAGGCTAGGAAAAGGTTCAGTTCCTACAAAATTACCCTACGCTTTTGGTCCAGGGCTTTACACGTGAAGTAAAATCTTGAAAGTCAGGAAATCTTTCCCTTAAGTTCATCGTAAGCTTTCTTTACCTCCTTCAAGAAGTCCTCAAACGAAATCAACTTTACGCTCTTTTCCCCATTCTTGTCGTCGTCTTTAACCGGTATTAGCACTTGAAGTTTATCAAACTTCTCAAGAGTTAGGAGTCCAGCAATCCTCTCAGCGTAAAGCAGAGCGGGTAAAGGTCTTAGGACTATCCACACATCGTCCCAATTCTTACTGTATTTCTCGTATGTTTCGTTAATTTCATGTATAGGATCTTTTCCAAAGCTTGTCTTTGCGTCAATTGCCACATATTTACCTTTAACTCTCGCTTGTACGTCTGGCACTTGACTACTCTCCAATCGTTCCTCTACCTTGACGTCCTTCACGTCTAAGCCTTCGTTCTTGATTAAGTAGTAAACAATGACGTCCTTCAATCCCTTGTGTTGTGAGCTTTCAACGCCACCAACAGAGGCCTTATGCAGATACACATCGTAGTTAGGACCGTACTTTTCCTTTAAATACGTTTTCGCCGTGTTGTATATTAGATTAAAGGAGGCATCGATTTGCTTTAGCACCTCGAAAGACTTAGCTTTTTTGAAATCTAGATCGAGACCAGAAGCGCCGTAAGCTAAAGCAGTTAATAGCTCATTGGTTAGGCTATATTGGATTGCTTTCTTGTTTTCGCTCGCGAGTTCCTCGTCCACAAGCAAATAGTGGGGAGAAAGATGGAGCATGTATTTCCTGTAAAGGCTGAAAGGTACAATAAATACCTTGAACTGATAGCCCATAAGGCTGGGACCTGTCTCCTCAAAAGCTTTTTCAACGTAGTCCTCGTTTTCCACAAATAGTGCGGGGTCAAAGACGTAGATGCCCTCCCTGTATCCCGACTCATCCGTTTTCATCTCGTTGAGTTGGTTTGGATTCTCGATGAAAATGGGGTTAAAATCCTTCCCGCGTTTAATCTTTGTTATTTCCAAGGACAATCTAGCTAAACTGTACTGAATTCCCTTCTTTCTCTCGTCGTAGACTATTACAGTAGATTCGTCAATATTTGTAAACGCTTCAACGCCCTTTTCTATGTAGTCGTAAAGTTCTTCCGGAATATTTCTCCTTTTCCTCCTCTCTTCTTCTTTTTTATAGGCAGCAGATACTATTTGAAGAGAAGACGTTAAATGCGGGCCAGTTTTACCTTTTGCTCCTAGATATACCTCTATAATCTTATACATTAAGGTCCTGGCACTGGACCCCTCGCCATATGCTCTCCTTTTTCAAATACGCAACTCAAGGTTGCGCTGTACCACTCGTCTGGAGAATCCCCTTCCTCTATAACCTCTGCCAAACACTCGTCGACGAAGCTAAGAAGCCTATACTCCTTCATTTGGTTTAGTTTATCCCTTACCTTGTCTATAACTGCCCTAGCTTGTTCAGCGTATGGGCGAGCCTCATCGTAGGTTTTATGCCAATCAGAATACCAAGTAACCAGATAAGTAATTATTGCCCCAGCAACTACAGCAGAAAGCCCAAGGGCAGAAATAATTGAGGCCTCTGCCTTGTTTGCGCTACCAACTAGCTCTCTGCTGATCTCAAGAACGTTGGACACGCCAAGTTGATTAGCGTACTCTGCAATTCCAGCGTCACTGTAATCTGTAGGAGGCCGCACAAACTGAAGCACCAGCACACCATAACCACCAATAGTTGCCGAAGTACCTTGATAGACTAACCCTACAAGGCCTAGCCTTTTGCAACCACTTAGGCAAGAAAGAGAGGAGAAGATTGGAGCACCAATTAAAGCATCTAAAGAGTCAGGAAATTTCTGAAGCTTACCATCGTTGCCAACTAGATGCTCACAAAACTGTGGGTTTAGTAGAGAGTTCTGGGATCCCGCTGCTAGCAAGACTTGGCAGAACGCATTCATTACGCTTATTGGTGTAGGAACGTAAATTAAGGATGAAGGGAGAAGATAAGGCGGTAACTTAACACCTACTGGATTACTATTTGTCATTACGCCAAGGAATGGAAGAGGAGGACGAGCAGAGATTACTCTTAGAATTCCTTGAAGAGGATCCGTAGTATACTTGCCTCCTGACTCATATATAAGGCTGCCAAGCCCTACGGTCAAATCATCTTCAGGGTATCCTAAAAGATAGGGTAAGTAGTTCATTACTACCCCTGCTCCCACTTTATTCTCAAACGCGTCTATGATCCATCCAACTACGGGGGTTTGGCAACCCTCTGGTAATCCAGGCTGCACCCAAGCTCTAGAGAGCCTCGAAGTCCTCACTTGAAGAACTATTATGTTTGAGGGGGCGTTCCTTATTGCGTCAAAAAGGTAAACTCCCTCTTCAGCTTTGAGTGTAAACTCAGTAGTGCCCTGATAGGCGTGAAATGCCTTATCTTGTATCCAGTAATTCGACTTCCCGCCTATGTAGTAATAGTTTCCCTCGTTTGACCTAATTATTATTCCGTGCCTCATTGCTTGAAATACGTTTTTAGTACTAATTGAAACCCTGCCAGATACTGCCAGTGCTGGAAAAACCTCGTAAGGTGTTCCAGAGCTAAGAATTCCTTTCAATCCTTGAGCTGTACAGACTGCAGTGTCCCTTGTAGCGTAGAGTGCCACAGTAGAGCCTACTATAGCACCAACTAGTCCATCTGAAAGTATTGATGTAACAACTGTCTCTGTCATATAAAAATTCTTGGTGTTATCAAAATAAAAACTTAGATAATTTATGGACTACATGAATTCACAGGAAGCTTCGGGCCAGGAATAATTAGCACTGCAGGAATGTTAGGAGTAGAACTGGGTGTGCGAACAACAATTTCATCACTTCCATAAAATTCAATTTTATTCTGAACTGATGCAATAGATTTTTCCGAATAAATCAGAAGAATATTTTCAACATTCAGTTTAGAAATTTCAGACAATAGCTTAACGTATTGAAGAACAGTAATCAAGAGAGTTCTTTCATGAGAATTCTTTCGCACTCTTCAAACATCTTCCTTACCGTTTCAACATACGATTTAATATCCTCTACACCTAGCTTCATCTCGTGAAATCCCCAGACGTGAAGATAATACGCACTGCTCCACCCGCTAATTATCCAGTCACCAACTATATGAGCTAAAGTGTTTACTGCTTTTCCCAGAGTGTAAATATACCATCTATCTTTGATGAACTGTTGGTACTCGTTTATGTTGTACTTTTCAGCCAAAGCCTTTACTACCTCTTCAGCCACTTTATATGCCTTCTCAGAAGCTTGAACGGGATCGCCTTTTTTAAGATATTCCTTAACTTCATTAAGGTATTTCTCAGCTAATTCCATCCTTACCTTTAAGCTCTCTTTAGGGTCCTTCACAGCTATTGCAGCTATTATCAAATCCTCCACATTTATCCCTTTTTCTTCAGCCCTCTTTATTAACTCTTCCACGATTTAGATTTTGCAAGGAGCAATTAAAAACTTGAAGCAATACATTAACTACTTACTGTGTAGGAAATTTTCAAGGGAAAGAACTGTACTCCTGTTGCTCTAGAGATTTCGGGAATCCGTTCCTTGTTACAAGCTACAAGGCCTGGTCGTTGAGCGGTTTCATATAAAAAGGAAAACGAGTTGAGAAAGCAAAAAGTTTTTTCCCCACGAAGAAAATTTATCGATATGTGCGGAGAACTTCTCGACATTGATTACGGATCAATGAGTTTGTGGGATCAATACATAAGAGAGGACGTAATGAAGGTTTATGTGGCTACGTCGAAGGTTCTCGAGTTATACCGTCAAGTTGAGCAGTACGCTAATCTAACTTATGATAGATTAGACGATAAAATGAAGGAAATATTGTTAGGAGGAGTTATAAGGAAGGAGGATGGATCCTTTGATTACACGGAAAATAGCAGTGCTAAATTTTACAAGGACGTCTTTGGGTTAACGTTGGACTAAAACGCTTACGTGCATTCACTTCAAGCAAACACTTCCGTTCCTATTAAAATCAAAATAACAAATCCAATAAAGTTGGGATCCTCTGATAAATCAATTAAGACTTATATTCAAGAAATGAACAACTTAGCGAAGAAGATAATCGGTGTCGGTGGAAATTACCCGCAGGGGAATGTTGTAAACGTTTCCTTAAGTGATTTAAACGGAGTTGTAGAGGCTTTCAAGGAGCTCCTTGAGGCTTTACTCAATTTCTCATCAGTTTACAACCCGAAAACGTTCTTTGTAACCTCCTTGACTGGCAACACTCTCAAAGCGTTTTTGGAAGCTTATGATAAACTGAACGATCAAGGCGTTAGGAATGCAGTATTTAGAAAGTTTGGGGTGCAACCTCTAATTGATTTCTCTCAGAATATAGGGCAAAGAGAATACGTAATATATGGATATAGGGACACCTCTTTAGGCCGTTATATTACAAATCTCAACAAAATGGCTAACGTCTTTTTACATGATTTTAAAACAGAAATTATACAGCTAGAAAGTGATACAGAGAGATTTCGAATCCTTACTTAGCTACTACACATCCTCTCCTCTAGGAAAAGTGATAAGAGATGCTTGGTGGAACTGGATACAATGTTTCATATCTCAATCTAATCCTTCAACAGTAATGTGTGAAAACACTTATAGCGAGGGCTACTACAGGGACTGGTCTAAAGAATATACCCTTGTGGAAATGCTTGAGGAATTTTCGATTCCTCTCTTGCTATATTATGAATTAGAACTAGAAAATGATCAAGATTATTTAAGAATGAATTTGGAACCTAAGCATCGTGTGTTTATTCCTAGGGAGTGAGGATAAATGAATAAGGAGAAAAGAGAAGGAGACGTCAAGGAAAGAAGAGACGAGTCGTATTATTACAGGGCCAATAAAAGTTTTGAGGACGAGAATGAGTTAGATAACTCAGCTCAAGAGTCTAGAAAAGTGTTACGAACAATAGTCCTTTTAGATAAAGGACTGACGGGGAAAACCAAATTGAATAAGGATCTAACACTTGTTTATAGGAAACAAGACTAAGGCTCGAGAATAGATTCAAACTTCAAAAACACTTAAGAAGATTAAAAACAGAAAAAGGGGAATATGAGGCTAGCCACTACCATTTACGCAAGACCACCTAAGGGTGACTGCCTTGGCTTGCCCTTTGGGAGTGGCGGGCTGAACCCCTCGGGCTTTCGCCCTCGAGGCTTACACCCCCACCCCATCAAGCCCATGTTTTTTGGGTGGGCTCCCGCAGGCCCCCTTTCGGAGACCTGCACGGCCGCCTCTTTTCGGGGAGGGGTTCTCGCTTAGATGCTTTCAGCGATTACCCCTCAGGGCGTGGCTGCCCGGCAGTGCCCTACCGGACAACCGGTAGACTAGAGGCCCCGGTACCCTGTTCCTCTCGTACTAGGGGTACCTTCCCCACAAGCGGCCCACACCCCCAACCCTTAGAGTCCGACCTGTCTCGCGACGGTCTAAACCCAGCTCACGTTCCCCATTAACGGGCGGGCAGCCCTACCCTTGGGGGCAGCTGCACCCCCAGGGTGGGAAGAGCCGACATCGATGTAGCAAACCGCGGGGTCGATGGGAGCTCTCGCCCGCGACGACCCTGTTATCCCCGAGGTAACTTTTCTGACATGCCCAGCCCCCACGTGTGGGGGCATGAGCGTTCGCTAGGCCGCGCTTTCGCGTCGAGTCCCCGTACTTTGAAGGGACTCGTCAGGCCAGCTTTTGCCCTTGCACTCTACGGCGGCGTCCTGTACCGCCTGAGCTGACCTTTGGGCTCCCGTGTTACCTTTTCGCGGGAGTGCCGCCCCAGCCGAACTGCCCACCTGACGTTGTTCCCCTTTCGGGGTTAGGTTCCCGAGCACCCATGGGTGGTGTTTCACTTTTGGCTCCACCGCCCCCGAAGGGACGGCTTCGACGCCTCCCACCTACTCTACGCATAGGCGCCCGGGAACCAGCGCCAGGCTGCAGTTAAGCTCTACGGGGTCTTCTCTCGGGGTTGGGGGTTGCGGGACTGTGAACCCACTCTGGGCGTTCATGGGGCC
The Candidatus Aramenus sp. CH1 DNA segment above includes these coding regions:
- a CDS encoding glycoside hydrolase family 15 protein is translated as MVHFYAFLSNGLTSALENDGSIDWFPCPRFDSPSVFTKLLDREGGHFAVRPLVEYVYRKEYLRDSLILESEFKVKDGKRLRLVDFLPLSLPGIIRIYESEIPFYAEVKPSFSYGLIKPGVEVREAGLIFKNPTSKEGVEVLVHGDFQIEGDRILFNPGKGYLYLLYSKDLRYGLFSQKGFVYSKPYEALERALKYWRGQLEKARKTKTFEEEFKRSLLVLLGLIYTPSGGIIASPTTSLPEIVRKERNWDYRYVWVRDASYSAEALIKAGLALRGRDILSFLTSMIDPSSKSFDHPFYSVDGTAPPAEEEVPWLEGYKGSRPVRIGNGAYLQVQSDIEGAYLHALYEYYRATGDKEFVRDVWWAIEAIANWVKNSWKEKSTDIWEQRGVYEHFVHTKVMDWVAMDRAYKLAEEVGVGRVEWKEVAEEIREDVLANGYSERKKSFVRYYGSEEVDAALLTLPLYGFVDARDPRFLSTLERIEKELSVSKGLLLRYREDFIGEVVNPFTLVSTWLARVYVRLGKIEEAVETLKRLVECSTDLKLMAEHYERGTCEPMGNFPHVFPHSGLIMAVTEIEEMGNGNYG
- a CDS encoding universal stress protein produces the protein MFERILVAYDGSENAKRALLQGIELAKLFNSRLFVVEAIDVTVFYNAGILPPLSALKDLEKKAKADMAEATELAKSQGVDVITDVIEGDPATSVLDYAEKNNVDLILVGSRGLSRFKKAFLGSVSTAILNHAKVPVMVVK
- a CDS encoding zinc ribbon domain-containing protein, with amino-acid sequence MVLSQVGAIVNKLYDGINTYLVVEYNTSRFCAYHGAEVDRRPRGVVNCPFGRKLHTNVSGALNIVKLEVKKSTLWKTSLSFLFTSRGISFKGE
- a CDS encoding PaREP1 family protein, whose protein sequence is MEELIKRAEEKGINVEDLIIAAIAVKDPKESLKVRMELAEKYLNEVKEYLKKGDPVQASEKAYKVAEEVVKALAEKYNINEYQQFIKDRWYIYTLGKAVNTLAHIVGDWIISGWSSAYYLHVWGFHEMKLGVEDIKSYVETVRKMFEECERILMKELS